The genomic DNA AGGCGGCGTACCACCCCGACCAGTGGTGCTTCGGAGCGGTCGGTTCGTACTCGCCATGGTGCTCCTCTGCGTCTCGCAGGAGCTCTGTCAGAGTCGCGACGTCGATGCTGAACCCT from Candidatus Krumholzibacteriia bacterium includes the following:
- a CDS encoding bleomycin resistance protein, coding for GFSIDVATLTELLRDAEEHHGEYEPTAPKHHWSGWYAAYIVSRVQGRTPEEAAKDGALRIEGARR